CTGCGTTTGATCTCCCCACTGACCCCACGCCCAGGAGGAGCTTTCATCCTTCCTGAATGTTACAGGGGCCTGGAGGGGCAGGCGAAGACCTTTGGGTCCTTGCAGTTCCTTAAGTTCTCCTGGGACACGCTGTTCTCAGGGTGCTCTTAGATGCCCTTGATCTCTCTCAGGACTGCGCTGCCCCACGCAGGGCCACACGCAGCCGCTGAGATTCAGATCAGTCCAAGTAAACACCCTCACCGCGTCTCTAGTGTCCACAGCCCTTGTGACTGGCGCCTGTGCCAGCCAGCACACACAGACCGTTCCCTCCCAGCCCACTGCTCTTGGACCCCACTTTTTTGGCAACCACCATAAACCGTTGAGGAAGGGCCTGAACCAGGAGACAGGTGCCTGGGTTTCAGCAGGGGCGGGAAGCAGGCTCTCTAAATGCAAAGTTCTGCCATGCCTCAGCCTCCCCCAGGCCGTGCCCATCAGGTACCTTTGTGCtgcaaaggcctcacctccagtAGGAAGGGTTTAGATTTGACCCCAAGACCTGCTGGCACGGTGTGACCACGAGAAGGGGTATGGGGAAGGTTGTGGAATCTTccttgggaagggaagagaaccCCACCATTGCTGGGCTTAACGCAGAGCCCCTGCACCTTTGCCTGGACGTAGTGACTACCAGGTGGCAGGCCAGCCTGGCCTGCTCTGGGGAAGACCCAGGCCCAGGGTTGGATGGGGGAGCCCAAGGGGTtggccagccctgccccctcTTGCAGGGCAGCTTTGATCccagggcctggagggaggaggggctccgGTTACAGCGTTTCCCCCTCCTGTCTCCGGCCAGAGCCGCCCTTCTCCGCCCCTTGGTGACCCTCATGGCCAGTGTCTCTGTGCTCCTGGGCGCTGGCCCCTCCccagccttcctctcctctccccgccccctgccctgaGCTGACCAGAGGggccaggagggggaggggctggtgccACATGCACAGACTCAGCCCGGAACCCACCCAGCCTGAGACTTGAGCGTCTGCTGTGAGCTCCGACCTTGGGGGACAGAGGGGAGTccaggggcagagggcaggggcacCGATCACAGATCCGGGAGGGTGGATGCCTGCAGGGAGTGGGGATCGGCAGGGCCTGAGGAGGGGCTAGCGgccacaccccccaccccctggtccCTCGGTCCCCATGCCGGCCCTGAGGCCACTCCTGCTGCTGTTGCTCCTGGTTGGGCTGACTGCGGGGGCCAGCCTGCCGCCGGGGCCCGGGAGCCACCCGGGTGTGTGCCCCAACCAGCTCAGCCCCAACCTGTGGGTGGACGCCCAGAGCACCTGTGAGCGTGAGTGCGTCAGAGACCAGGTGAGCACAGGCACTGTCACCACTGGCCCCAGCTTGGGGGGAGACAGACTACGTTGGGGGCCCAGGGCCTCTTGGGGGCCCCTGGTCAGCATGGGAGAAGCCCAGACCTCCCCCACGCCCCAGGCCTTGCCTGCAGAGGGGACCCTCAACCCTAGAAGTCACTTCCTCCTTGGGCTCCCCACTCTTCTGCTGGGGTTTCACACTGTGCTCTGTATGAGGGGCCCTGGGGACAGCTACCCCCAGTCTTTGCCTTCATGTGTCTGAAAACTGGAGGCCCCCTTCTCACTCCTCAGActtgcccacccccaccctgcaaCTAGCTGTTTTCAGGTCCAGTGGGGCAGAGAGGCGGAAACCTGTCTGGAGGTCCCGCCTTTGCAGCCTGGCCCTGCACCACTGCAGTGGCCTTGAGCACGTTTTACGTCCTCCccgagcctcagtgtcctcatgtgTATGATGGGATAATAACAAAAGCTGCTCTGGGGGCCAGGGGTCTGAGGATTCCGTGAGGTCCAGTGAGATGACTTATGTGATGGGTGCGCCAGGCAGTTGTAGTTCATTGTCCAGATGGAAAGCAAACCTGCAAACCTGCTTAGCTCCCAGAGGGGAAACAGATTCAGGGAGAGGCAGCAGGGGACTCacccctgccctctctgggcaTGCTGGGGCAGGGCTGAAGGGGGAGGGGTATTTGGGTGTCCGCTGAGCTGTCCGCCCCCACCCCCTCCGCAGGACTGCGCTGCCACTGAGAAGTGCTGCACCAACGTGTGTGGGCTGCAGAGCTGCGTGGCAGCCCGCTTCCCTGACGGCGGCCTGGCCACACCCAAGCTGGCGGCCTCATGTGATGGCTTCATGTGCCCACAGCAGGGCTCCGACTGTGACATCTGGGATGGGCAGCCTGTGTGCCGCTGCCGTGACCGCTGTGAGAAGGAGCCCAGCTTCACCTGCGCCTCAGATGGCCTCACCTACTACAACCGCTGCTACATGGACGCCGAGGCCTGCCTGCGTGGCCTCCGCCTGCACGTCGTGCCCTGCAAGCACGTCCTCAGCAGGCCACCCAGCAGCCTCGGGCCCCCCGAGACCACCGCCCGCCCGACACCAGGGGATGCCCTGGTGCCCCCTGCCCTCTacagcagcccctccccacagGCAGTGTATGTAGGGGGCACAGCCAGCCTCCACTGCGATGTCAGTGGCCGCCCGCCACCCGCTGTGACCTGGGAGAAGCAGAGTGACCAGCGGGAGAACCTGATCATGCGGCCAGACCAGATGTATGGCAACGTGGTGGTCACGAGCATCGGGCAGCTGGTGCTTTACAATGCCAGGCTGGAGGACGCCGGCCTCTACACGTGCACCGCACGCAATGCCGCTGGCCTGCTGCGGGCCGACTTCCCGCTCTCCGTGGTCCAGCGGGAGCCGGCCGAGGACAGGGCCCCAGTGGCCGTCGCCCCAGCCCAATGCCTGCCCACCACGCAGGCCTGTGTCGGCACCCCCTCTGGCCAGGTCCTCTGGCACTTTGACCCGCAGCGGGGCGGCTGCATGACCTTCCCAGTTGGCAGCTGTGCCGGGGGTGCCCAGGGCTTCGAGACCTACGAGGCGTGCCAGCAGGCCTGCGCCCGTGGCCCCAGGGATGCCTGCGTGCTGCCGGCCGTGCAGGGCCCCTGCCAGGGCTGGGAGCCGCGCTGGGCTTACAGTCCGCTGCTACAGCAGTGCCACCCCTTTGAGTACAGCGGCTGCGAGGGCAACGGCAACAACTTCGAGAGCCGCGAGAGCTGCGAGGACGCCTGCCCCGTACCGCGGACGCCGCCCTGCCGGGCCTGCCGTCTCCGGAGCAAGCTGGCGCTCAGTCTGTGCCGCAGCGACTTCGCCATTGTAGGGCGGCTCACAGAGGTGCTGGAGGAGCCcgaggcgggcggcggcggcatCGCTCGCGTGGCCCTGGACGACGTGCTCAAGGATGACAAGATGGGCCTCAGGCTCTTGGGCACCAAGTACCTGGAGGTGACGCTGAGTGGTATGGACcggtcctgcccctgccccaacGTAACGGCTGGCGACAGCCCGCTGGTCATCATGGGCGAAGTGCGAGACGGCGTGGCCATGCTGGACGCGGGCAGCTACGTCCGCGCGGCCAGCGAGAAGCGCGTCAAGAAGATCTCGGAGCTGCTAGAGAGGAAGGCCTGCGAGCTGCTCAACCGCTTCCAAGACTAGCCCGCCCACCCGGCCCGCCCTCCTCACAAACCACCCACTCCCGGCCCGCCccaccctccccgccctccccgccctccccgccctccGCCTGAATAAAAGCGTACTGGACCTCATAGCCTAACG
This DNA window, taken from Balaenoptera ricei isolate mBalRic1 chromosome 15, mBalRic1.hap2, whole genome shotgun sequence, encodes the following:
- the WFIKKN1 gene encoding WAP, Kazal, immunoglobulin, Kunitz and NTR domain-containing protein 1; translation: MPALRPLLLLLLLVGLTAGASLPPGPGSHPGVCPNQLSPNLWVDAQSTCERECVRDQDCAATEKCCTNVCGLQSCVAARFPDGGLATPKLAASCDGFMCPQQGSDCDIWDGQPVCRCRDRCEKEPSFTCASDGLTYYNRCYMDAEACLRGLRLHVVPCKHVLSRPPSSLGPPETTARPTPGDALVPPALYSSPSPQAVYVGGTASLHCDVSGRPPPAVTWEKQSDQRENLIMRPDQMYGNVVVTSIGQLVLYNARLEDAGLYTCTARNAAGLLRADFPLSVVQREPAEDRAPVAVAPAQCLPTTQACVGTPSGQVLWHFDPQRGGCMTFPVGSCAGGAQGFETYEACQQACARGPRDACVLPAVQGPCQGWEPRWAYSPLLQQCHPFEYSGCEGNGNNFESRESCEDACPVPRTPPCRACRLRSKLALSLCRSDFAIVGRLTEVLEEPEAGGGGIARVALDDVLKDDKMGLRLLGTKYLEVTLSGMDRSCPCPNVTAGDSPLVIMGEVRDGVAMLDAGSYVRAASEKRVKKISELLERKACELLNRFQD